The Pseudodesulfovibrio cashew genomic sequence GGTTCTCGATTTGACTGAGTGCCACCTCTGCGCGGTGCGAGACATGGAGATGGTGCACTTCGTGCGCGACTTCTGCCGCGAATCCAACGTTGCTGCCTATCATCCGCCCACGGACACCGGCTTCTGGCGGCACCTTGTCCTCCGCCACACTTCCATCGGCCAGGTTCAGGTCCATCTGATCACCACTGCGGACGAGCGCAAGTACAATCTGCCCGAGGAATTGGGCGAGGCGCTGATCGACCGCTTCCCGGAGATCATGTCTTTTGTCCACTCCCTCCGCACCAAGCGTTCGACCGTCGCCTACGGCGAGCAGGCCATCTTCCGCCTGGGCCACAAGTTCGTGGAGGAGCGGCTGCCCAAGGGCGAGTCCATGGTGCGCTATCACCTCGCGCCCAATACCTTTTTCCAGACCAACACCGGGGGCGCGGCCGAACTCTTCGCCACCGTGGCAGAATACGCCGCCCTTACCGGTCACGAGACCGTCCTCGACCTTTACTGCGGGGCCGGTGCCATCGGCATCTATCTCGCCGACCAGGCCGGACAGGTCATCGGCTACGAGATCAACGAGGAGGCCATCGGCAAGGCATGGGCCTCTGCCAAACTGAACCGCATCAACAATTGCGAATTTCACGCGCTCTCCCTCGAATCCGGCATCGAGGGCGTGGATGATCTGCCCACCCCGGACGTGGTTGTGATCGATCCGCCCCGGTCCGGCATTCAGGAGAAGACCGCCGAGTCCTTGCTGCGGCTGGCGCCGCCGCGCATCGTGGCTGTTTCGTGCGATCCGACCACGCTCGCGCGCGATGTGAAGCGGTTGTCCGGCAAGTATGCGCTCGAGCGCGTTCGGGCCGTGGATATGTTTCCGCATACACATCATGTGGAGACGGTGGCCCTGCTGGTTAAGAAGTAGGGTGCCTGACGGCGTCTTGAAGAGAAAAGGAAGGCCGCCCTTATGGCAAGACGTTTTCCATAAATGTTGACGAAAACACTGTAAATTAATCGTAACCCCCTGTTCGCTTTGGCGAACAGGGGATTCTTCTTATGGGTAAAATATTTTCCCAGGTTGCCTAATTCGGCGCATTATTTTCTCGATGAAATGGTAATCACACTACTTCCGATTAGTTGCAATAATTGAGAATAGTTCTTGACTTTTTTTGAGAATATGTTATAATACATATTCAAGTCCGATATGGATTTAGATCGATTTTACAAGGTGGATTTTATGAGTAATTTTAAGTTTTCTTTTAACCAAACAAATGAAGGAGACCTCTTCCCCCATGCTAAATGCATGCGGTGCGGCGAGGATCATGTTTTTGGCGTCCTTGACGACGACCCAACGTTCTCGGATAGAATCAATTATTCTGTTAATTGCAGAAAATGCAACGCCGTAGGCGAAGCCATCTATAAAAAAGTAGATGGTGAATGGACCTTTAACCCCTGCGAATAGCACTTTTCCTCTCCTTCATTAGCCCCCCCCATCGGGGGCTTTCATTTATCGCGCACTATTTTGAAATCGTTTGCCATCGGATGACATGCGCCCTGCTTTGCGGCATAGTCACGCCAAAATATATAGCGAGGTTGCCGTCATGGATTTGAAGGAATTTGTCGCCGAGTCGCTGAAACAAATTATTGATGGAATAAAAGAGGCCCAAGAATATGCTTCCCAAAATGGTGGGGTGGTCGCCCCATCCTATAACAATTTTACAGGGAGACAGGGATCCGAAGGCCATAAGCAAAGCGTATTGCTTGATGTGGCTGTGACCACCCAGGAGAGCAAAGGGCAGGAAGGTCGAGCTGGTTTGAAAATTCCTTTCCTTGATGCCGGGGGGACACTCTCTGCAGATCAAGTCAATTCGACAGTATCCAGAATCAAGTTCGCTGTTCCCGTTGAGTACCCTGTTCAAAAAGACTGACAGCATTTCATCCACCTACTGTCAAAGAACGTCACCTCGGTGAAGCACAACGAAAAGCCTCCGAGTTTCTGGGGGCTTTTTTCCCAACATTTATGGAAAACGTCTTGCCCTTATGGGGCGGCTTTTTTCATGGGATGCGCGCCGATGGCGCGAGAGCCGGGTTTGGGGGCTGCGCCCCCAAAAGCCCTCCATGCCCTCCCGGCGGGGTCCATTTCTTTTGCTGCGCCAAAAGAAATAGACGAAAGAAAAGGCGCTTGAAGCGTTATCACCGCCCCGGTGCTCGCTGGCGAGAATCTCATCCAACCCGGTCGGCTCCAGACTACGTGGAGCGGAACGCCCTGCCAATTTTACCGTACGTAGGCCGTCCCACTCCGTGCGAGTTCTGGCACAAGAGCCACCGCCCGGTTTGGTGAGCTTCTAGGCCCGTGAGCAAGGGGCTGACTGCGGACCTTTGAGAAGGAAGTCGTAGCGCCGAATTGCTTCTTTTTGATTCGTAATGGGGTGTCAACTCGGATTGATGGGCGAGGACAAGCTGCCCTTATAGCATAACAGGGTGTCAGCTCGACTTGGCGGACAAAGAAGAATTGCCTTGTTCGGTAAGCTACCAATCATCCAGGCAGCGACCTGTCATCGAGTTCGGGGCTTAGAGCCGCTTGCACACGGCTGAAGCGCAGCCCGAAGCGCGCCTGCCCGCAGGCTTTCGCTTTTCGGGCAGCGGAAGCCGTGTTAGCGGCTCTTGGCCTCGAAATCGCGCTGCAGCACCAACAGAGCGACTTTTGCTTACTTTTGGGCGCTCCGGTCCAAAAGTAAGTCGCCCCGGAAGGGGCGAAACCCTTCATCCAATCATCGCCGCCGACAGGCGGCTTCCTTTTCTCTTCTTCTCCCAGCGCCGCAGGCATCGTAAAATAAAAAGGCCGCCCATATGGGCGGCCTTCCCTTACTTCTTCAAAACAAAAAATCTCACCACCTACCCGCCATATTCCTTCAAATACCCTTCCAGCCGGTCCATCCCTTCACGAATGTCGTCCAGCGAGGTGGCGTAGGAGAAGCGGATGAACCCTTCGGCACCTTCACCGAAGTCGATCCCCGGCGTGACGCCGATCTTCGCCTTCTTCAGGATGTCATAGGCCAGGGCCAGGGACGAGCCGTCGAACTTCGCGGCCAGGTGGCGCATGTTCACCAGCACGTAGAACGCGCCCGTGGGGTCGTGCTTGATGTCGAAGCCCATGCCCTTGAGCCGCTCAAGCATGTACACGCGCCGCTTGTTGTAGGTCTCCTTCATCCGCGCAACGTCCTCGTCCGCTTCTTTCAGAGCCGCGACCCCGCCCCACTGGGCCATGGTGTTGGCCGAGATGAAGAAGTTCTGGCAGACCGTCTGCAGGGTGCGCATGAAGTCCGGCGGCGCGATGACGTAGCCCAGCCGCCAGCCGGTCATGGCGTAGAGCTTGGAAAAGCCGTTGAGCACGAAGGCGCGGTCCGTGTATTCGAGGATGGAGTGCTCGGTGCCCTCGTAAACCAGGCCGTGGTAGATCTCATCCGAGACCACCCAGAGGCCCTTTTCCTCGGCCAGGGCCGCGATGCCCTTGAGCCGCTCCTCGGAGAGCAGCGTGCCCGTGGGGTTGGCCGGAGAGTTGATCAGGATGGCCTTGACGTTATCGTTGGCCTCCACTGCCTCGCGGATGGCCGAAACGCGGAGTTGGAAGCTGTCCTCTTCGGTGACCGTGATCTTGACCGGCTCCGCGCCCGCAAAGGTGATGAAGTTGTCGTAGCAGGCGTAACACGGGTCCGAGGTGATGACCTTGTCTCCCTCCTCAAGGATGGCGGAGAACAGGGCGAGCATGGCCGGGCTGGTGCCCTGGGTGACGGCGATGTTGGCCGGGTCCACATCCACGCCGTAGCGCTTTTGGTAATCCTCGGCCACGGCCTCGCGCAGCTCGGGGATGCCCAGGGAGTGGGTATAGTGGGTGTGGCCCTTGTCCAGCGCCTCGCAGGACGCGCGCTTGGCGCACTCCGGCGTGTCGAAGTCAGGCTCGCCCACCTCCATGTGGATGACGGATTCGCCGTTGCGTTCCATCGCCTGGGCCTTTTCCAGGATTTCCATGACCAGAAACGGGGTAATGCCGCAGCATCGTTTCGAAATGCTCATCGCCTTTCCGTCCTCCAACGAAAAACCCCGCCCCGGGCCGTGAACAGCCTGGGGCGAGGGAAGCTGTTGAATCAATCGACTTCCAATGATTTAGGAAACTTCCACAACCTCGATGTCAAAGACAAGGGTCTTTCCGGCCAGAGGGTGGTTGCCGTCCAGGGTGACCGTCTCCTCATCGAACTCGGTGACCCGCACATAGGCGGGCTGGCCGTCTTCGGTGCGCAGCTCCAGCATGACGCCTTCCTGCAGCTCGACATTGGGCGGAATCTGGTTGCGGCGGACCTGGAAGACCAACTGCGGGTTGGGATCGCCATACCCCTCTGCCGGGGGAATCTCGGTGGTGACCTTGTCGCCCACGGATTTGCCGATGACTGCCTTTTCAAAACCGGCGATGACCATGCCCTCGCCCAGCTTGAACTCCAGCGGGTCGCGGCCTTCGCTCGAATCGAACCTGCTGCCGTCTTCTTTCAACGTGCCGGTGTAGTGTACCTTGACGGTGCTTCCTTGTTGTGC encodes the following:
- the rlmD gene encoding 23S rRNA (uracil(1939)-C(5))-methyltransferase RlmD, with protein sequence MPLEKDSTIQCEIESLAYGGRGVARVDGMAVFVAGGLPGDVVRARVVKAKKRFAEAVTEEVVTPSPKRVEPACPHFGVCGGCAVQDLEYAEQLAQKNGQVENALRRIGGVETPVMDAPVASPAIYRYRNKMEFAFEGRDGELFLGLRANPEPGERIGQVLDLTECHLCAVRDMEMVHFVRDFCRESNVAAYHPPTDTGFWRHLVLRHTSIGQVQVHLITTADERKYNLPEELGEALIDRFPEIMSFVHSLRTKRSTVAYGEQAIFRLGHKFVEERLPKGESMVRYHLAPNTFFQTNTGGAAELFATVAEYAALTGHETVLDLYCGAGAIGIYLADQAGQVIGYEINEEAIGKAWASAKLNRINNCEFHALSLESGIEGVDDLPTPDVVVIDPPRSGIQEKTAESLLRLAPPRIVAVSCDPTTLARDVKRLSGKYALERVRAVDMFPHTHHVETVALLVKK
- a CDS encoding pyridoxal phosphate-dependent aminotransferase; translation: MSISKRCCGITPFLVMEILEKAQAMERNGESVIHMEVGEPDFDTPECAKRASCEALDKGHTHYTHSLGIPELREAVAEDYQKRYGVDVDPANIAVTQGTSPAMLALFSAILEEGDKVITSDPCYACYDNFITFAGAEPVKITVTEEDSFQLRVSAIREAVEANDNVKAILINSPANPTGTLLSEERLKGIAALAEEKGLWVVSDEIYHGLVYEGTEHSILEYTDRAFVLNGFSKLYAMTGWRLGYVIAPPDFMRTLQTVCQNFFISANTMAQWGGVAALKEADEDVARMKETYNKRRVYMLERLKGMGFDIKHDPTGAFYVLVNMRHLAAKFDGSSLALAYDILKKAKIGVTPGIDFGEGAEGFIRFSYATSLDDIREGMDRLEGYLKEYGG
- a CDS encoding FKBP-type peptidyl-prolyl cis-trans isomerase, which gives rise to MTAQQGSTVKVHYTGTLKEDGSRFDSSEGRDPLEFKLGEGMVIAGFEKAVIGKSVGDKVTTEIPPAEGYGDPNPQLVFQVRRNQIPPNVELQEGVMLELRTEDGQPAYVRVTEFDEETVTLDGNHPLAGKTLVFDIEVVEVS